GTCTTCTTCCCATGGCAAGGTGCCATTCCACCCATCAAAGGGGCGCCCATCCACGCTCACTGACCTCGACCTGCGCGGCAAACGCCCTTCTTCCCCTGTGAGTTCCCCTAAAACGCCTCTATTTCCTCCTTTTCCCTTGACACTGTCGTTTCAGTAGGCATCGTCCTCCCACAGGGACATTCCCTTCTCTCCATCGTAAGGCACGCGTACCACGGGGGGCAGGTCGGCGGACTTGTCTGGAGGCAGGACCAGGCCCCGGGCCAGCAGGTGTTGGTACTGGTACCAGCGGATGGGCACCAGCAGGGCGTCGGCGGCGATGGGCTGCTCGGCCCGCAGGGCCTCCCAGGTTCCCATTAACCCTTCGGGGAGCACCTCTACGCCGTCAAAGAGACGATGGAACTGGTCAGCCAAGGCCGGATTGCCCCGGAAGGGTAGCAAGTCGGCGAAAAAGTTGTGCCGGAACTCCGCCGCGCTTTGCTCGTAGGCTTCCTCCCAGGCGGTCAACACTTCGCCGGTATACACGGCATCCAGCCAATCTTGAATGCGCGCCTCGTCCACCACCAGCCCTGCGGGGGCTTCGCGCAGCACCTCTAAGGTGCGTTCCACCTGCACGGCCGGACGATATACCCGACGGGTGCCGTCGTCCATCTCTTGGAAGACGAACACATCGGCCGGAGGGCGCTTCCCCAGGCGGTTGACCCGCCCAAAGCGCTGCAGCAGGGCCTCCAACGGTGCAGGGTCGGTGAAGAGGACATCCAGATCCAGGTTGAGGCTGACTTCCACCACCTGGGTGGCGACGACCAGCAGCGGGCGGCGCTCGGTTTGGTTCAGCCCGGCAGCGTCCAAAATGGCTTGTTCCTTGCTTAGCCGATCCTGGCCGGTAAAGCGGCTGTGCAGCAGATGGGCTTCGATACCTTGCTCTTCGGCCCAAGGGTGCAGAACGGCCCACAGTTCCTGGGCTTTGCGCACGGTGTTGACCACCACGAGCACTTGCTGCCCGGCGGCTATGGCTTCCCGGATGCGGCGCAGGCCTTCGGGCGCCGCCAGATCACCCTCCGCCAGATGCAGGCGGTGACGGCGGAAGTGGCGGTAGAGAGCCGCATCGGCCCGGAT
This genomic window from Anaerolineae bacterium contains:
- the cas3 gene encoding CRISPR-associated helicase Cas3', with translation HALLIAPTGSGKTEAALLWAARQRPARLFYTLPYQASMNAMYGRLSRLFDTERVGLLHGRSTLALYRFLMAQEYTPDAATATARALRNKAGLAYYPVRVFSPYQMLKAAFQLKGYEALLADFTRAAFVFDEIHAYEPHRLAMILETVGYLVRHYEACFLFMSATFPRPIRERLQHLLGTEALIRADAALYRHFRRHRLHLAEGDLAAPEGLRRIREAIAAGQQVLVVVNTVRKAQELWAVLHPWAEEQGIEAHLLHSRFTGQDRLSKEQAILDAAGLNQTERRPLLVVATQVVEVSLNLDLDVLFTDPAPLEALLQRFGRVNRLGKRPPADVFVFQEMDDGTRRVYRPAVQVERTLEVLREAPAGLVVDEARIQDWLDAVYTGEVLTAWEEAYEQSAAEFRHNFFADLLPFRGNPALADQFHRLFDGVEVLPEGLMGTWEALRAEQPIAADALLVPIRWYQYQHLLARGLVLPPDKSADLPPVVRVPYDGEKGMSLWEDDAY